From Amphiprion ocellaris isolate individual 3 ecotype Okinawa chromosome 2, ASM2253959v1, whole genome shotgun sequence, a single genomic window includes:
- the LOC129347287 gene encoding spermatogenesis-associated protein 16-like, whose protein sequence is MEPHELVETYKKVLPILDLMQATKINSGVHVGSGLIEWLQYGSLLVKLGYHREHTVIMHRCQAQLATAPYLSQITTQQENTLYSKWKYAPKSWSMLEVVLEVLMAKLSILNRFFV, encoded by the exons ATGGAACCTCATGAGTTAGTCGAGACATACAAGAAGGTTCTGCCCATCCTGGATCTTATGCAAGCCACCAAGATTAAT TCAGGTGTGCACGTGGGCTCGGGTCTGATTGAGTGGCTTCAGTATGGCAGCCTGCTGGTTAAACTGGGCTATCACAGAGAGCACACTGTCATAATGCACCGCTGCCAGGCTCAGCTTGCCACCGCTCCCTACCTGTCACAGATCACCActcagcaggaaaacacactG TACAGCAAGTGGAAGTATGCACCTAAAAGCTGGTCAATGCTGGAGGTGGTGTTGGAAGTGCTGATGGCAAAACTGtccattttgaacagattttttgTGTAA